In the genome of Roseovarius sp. Pro17, the window GTCCCGGCAATCGCTGCGACGCAGTTTTCGCGTTGCTGCCATTCTCCGATCCCGCAGTATTTCATTTGGGTTTCAGTCAGCTAATTTTTGAATTTTTGGGACAGGAGGTCAACTAGATAGCAGAGCTTTTTGAACTGCTTCATCCCATCCTATGTAAAACATAGTCTTGTCATGTATTATCGGACGCGCCATCACCTTGGGTTGAGCTGATATCTGCGCTTCTGCCTCTGAATTTTTCAGCCAATCACTGAGCCCTCGGTAGTCGTTCGTTTTTCGATCCACCAGCCGATCCCCAAACTCTGCAATCAGCTCAGCCAATTCAACCTCGCTCAAAGGCTCGGCCCGAACATCGCGGAAACTGACATCCCTGCCCTCAGCCTCCAACGCCTTGCGGGCCTTTTGACAAATTGCGCAGGTGTTCAATCCGTAGATCTTCATGTCGCAATTTCCTCTGGTGATAATCATGCAGCTTCATGCATCCAAGCCTACGGCGCAACCAATTCGGTGCGTGCCCGAGGCAGGATTCGACTGGTTCTGCCGAAAGATGTGCAGCTGATCAATGTACTTCCAGATGGTGCGAGACACCAATGCGCCCGATCTGGTATGTTGCGGCCATGAAAAAGATTCCCAAGGAAACCGCACATGATGCACTTGTTCAGGAGTTCCTGAACAATGGGGGCAAGGTCAGCATCGGGAAGACCAAACCCCTTCCTAGTGAGCTGGGTTTGAGTAACAATGCATGGAACAACAAGCTGACCAGAAAACAAAAGGCCGCGCGCGATAAGAAGTGATGGTTCAAGGTGGATCGTGATCGTTCCGTGAAGACCCCTGCCGTTTCCGGCCCACACCCGACCTCGGAAAGGGAGTTAAACAGTGCAGTGCAACTTACAGGTCGTCCAGCCACCTGGAGAATACCGGTTCAGTTAAACAGCCCGAGCGACCAGGGTCAGTCAACGCGAGTTTTCCGGAGATCACACTGATGCCGACTCTTTCCGAAAAGACAGTTTTCATCACCGGCGCAAGCCGCGGCATTGGGCGGGCGATCGCTCTGCGCTGTGCGCGTGACGGGGCCAATGTTGTAATTGCCGCAAAATCCGATCAACCGCATCCCAAGCTTCCCGGCACGATCCACACGGTCGCGGATGAGGTCGAAGCCGCAGGCGGCAAGGCCTTCCCGATAAAACTCGACGTACGCGACGATGAAAACGTGCAGGCAGCGATGGCACATGCGGCGGATGCCTGCGGTGGCATCGACATTCTGGTTAACAATGCCAGCGCGATCTTTCTGGGCCCGGTGCAGCAGACGGACATGAAACGCTTTGATCTCATTCATTCGATCAATACCCGCGGCACACTTCTATGTTCAAAAACCGCAGCCCCCTATCTGAAAGAGGGTGAAAACCCACATATCCTGACCCTGGCTCCCCCGATCAATTTGGGTCAGAACTGGCTTGGCGGTTATATTCCCTACACTGTCACGAAGTATGGGATGACGCTGTTGGCGCTGGGCTTGGCCGAAGAATTGCGCGGCGACGGTATTGCGTCCAACACGCTATGGCCAAAAACGACGATTGCCACGGCTGCGATCGAGTTTGCCCTCGACAAATCACTGTTGGCCCGCTCCCGAACACCGGCCATCATGGCCGATGCGGCACATGCCATTTTGACGACTAACAGTCGGGAGCTGAGCGGTGAATGCCTCGTTGATGAGCCGTTCCTCAGAGATCACGGAATGACAGAATTCGATCATTACAAGAATGACCCGGCCTGTAAGGATCTCATGATTGACCTTTACATTGATACCTAAAGCGTTTCGCGAAAAACCCGTATCACAGCTTTTCGCGAAACGCAGCGCGCGACAAGAGTGTTGCGTGCGTTTGGAAAGCAAGGACGAGTTGTTAATACTCGAATCTTTTGAATGTTCATTCCAAAGCCACTGGATAGAAATCTCATCTCTGCTGCGAATGGCGGCATCCCGCCCTAACTGCTCAAGCTGAACCCTGACTGCGGGGCTAGTCGCGCCCGTACGATCAATCGAGGTATCGTCCCAGCAGCACAGCTACGAGATAACGTGTTCAGCCCTTCAAGTGCCCAGGCCAGACCCAAAGCTCACCCAGCAAAAGCTTCAGCCACCGCGATATCCGCCATTTTCAGTACAGCCTCCCGGCTGCTGGCTACCGCGATGAACCGCCCGTTGTGGCAAAGCTTCGTCCCCGAGACACCGCTGACAGCTCCAAGTTGGTCGTCGGTCAATCCCGCCCACGTGGCAGGTAGATCAGCGCGGTTGTCGAACGTGTCGTCGTCCAGGCGGATCGTGGTCAGCGCCCAATCGGTGCCACGCGGGTGGATCACGAACAGCAGGTGGTCAGCGCCAGCCTTTTCCACATCGTACCGATGGACCAAAGGCCGATCATGCACTAACTTTCAATCTGGACCACCCGATGGGGGCACTCCATTATTGTCATCGCCACCGATGACCCCGAAGCAATGTTGATGTCATTCCTTCAATCTACCTATGCGGCTGCGGCCAAGATCGGGAATTGGGACCGCGCCGCACTGGAGTGTGAGCTTGGCAAACCGGGCGCGCCCCCCGCGCTATACGCAGGAGTAGGAAGGAATGCTTTCAGTTGTACTCAAAGCGCGCATGTTTCTTTGACATGGGTCTCGAAGAACTCAGAGAATGTTGCCACCCGCAGTGGAAGTTGATTGTAGGGCGGGTAGTATAGCGTCAGCCAGACTTCGGATATCGCCCAGTCAGGCAGAATTTCGATCAACCGCCCCGCGTCCAGATCGCCCGCCACGATAAAGCGCGGCAAAAGCGCGATGCCTTCACCGTTCAGCACCAGTTGCGCCAAAAAATCACCGTTGTTGGCGCTGATGATGCCTTTGGCCTTATGGCTAAGGTGATTTGCCCCTTTGGAAAGCTCCCAAACCTCTTCCTGAGCGTCTGACTGGTAACTGAGGCAGGCAAAGCCCGCGAGGTCTTCAGGTGTCTGCGGGCGGCCCTTGGCGGCGATGTAATCGGGGGGCGCCACCAGAACCCGCGGCACTTTGCAGATTTTGCGCCAGATCGTGGACTTGTCGGTTGGCGGCCCCGAAACCCGGATGGCGAGGTCGTAATCCTCCTCGACGATATCGACGAAGCTGTCCGAGAGGTTGACGGCGACATGCGTCTGCGGATGCAGCGTTGCGAACTGCGACAGGACGGTAGGCAGCACCTTCAACCCCAGCGACATGGGCGCGCTGATGCGGATGCGACCCGCGGTCATGCCCTGTGCTTCGCGCGTTTCCTCCACTGCTTCTGCCAGTCCCTGCGCCAACGGCGTCACCCTTGCGGCATAAAGCGCACCGGCAGATGTCAGCGACACCCGCCGCGTCGTGCGCACCAGAAGCTGCAAGCCCAGATTGTCCTCAAGGGCCGCAATGGTCCGCGTGACCGAGGCAGGCGTCATGCCAAGCTGACGGGCCGCCCCGGCGAAACTTTCCAGTTCGGTCACGGCAAGAAAGACGCGAATAGATTCCAGTTCACCCATGCCGCTATTATTACGTCAAGCGCAATGGTGAATGCAAGATTATACCTGTTCTAGTGAATGACCGCGTGCCTTATGTTCGGGATCAAGCAAGATCAGCCACGAAGGAGCCCGTCATGCTCACCCAGATCAAAGGCCTGCACCATGTCACGTCGATGGCGGCGGATGCGCAGAAAAACAACGATTTCTTCACCAAACTCCTCGGCATGCGCCGGGTAAAGAAGACCGTCAACTTCGATGCACCCGATGTCTATCATCTCTATTACGGTGACGAGACCGGCACGCCGGGCTCAGTGATGACCTACTTTCCCTTCCCACATATCGTGAAGGGTCGACGTGGCACGGGCGAGGTGTCTGAGACTGCGTTTGCCGTTCCAGAAGGCTCGCTCAATTACTGGCGCGACCGCCTTGCTCTTGCGGGGGTCCGTATCATCGAAGAACTGGTTCAGTTCGACGAAAAGCGCCTGCGCTTTGCCGGGCCTGACGGCGATGGCTTTGCATTGGTCGAGGTTCCGGGGGATCCACGTGCTCCTTACAACGGCAGTCCGGTCCCAGCGAGCAAGGGCATCCACGGCTTTCGTGGCGTGACCATGCGCCTGCGCGACGGGGCCGCCACGGCCAAGCTTCTGACGTTTATGGGATACCATGAGGTAGACCGAGAGGGCCCGCTGATCCGTATGGCGATCGAGGGCGGCAATGGTGCCGACGTGATCGACCTTGAGGTCCGCCCCGATGAAACACAGGCGCGCGAGGGCGCAGGGTCGGTCCATCACGTCGCCTTCGCGGTCGAGAATCGCGCAATGCAGGCTGAGGTCCGCAAGGCACTGATTGACGCTGGCGCGCACGTCACGCCGGTCATTGATCGCGACTACTTTTGGGCGATCTATTTCCGCACCCCCGGCGGGATTCTGTTCGAGATCGCAACAAGCGAGCCAGGTTTTGATCGGGACGAGGACGCAGCGCATCTGGGCGAGGCGTTGAAGCTGCCCGAACAGCACGCCCATCTGCGCGCGCGTCTGGAAAAAACTCTGCCGGTCATCGCAGGCTAGGCCAAGCAGCCGGACCTACCACCGTCGCGAATACCAATCTTTCCACTGACAAAGAATAGGAAATCAAGATGAACACCCGTGAACTCGAAACTGTCTGGGCCCCACGTATGCTCAGTGTCTTGCGGATCGTGACTGCACTGATCTTTCTCGCGCACGGATCGCAAAAGCTACTCGGTTTTCCCGCGTCAGACGGTATGCCTGACCCCTTCACGATGGGATGGATCGCGGGGGTGCTGGAGCTGTTCGGAGGCGCCCTGCTGGTCGCTGGCTTGTTCACCCGCCCGGTCGCCTTTGTTCTCTCTGGTCAGATGGCGGTCGCCTACTTCATCGCGCATTTGCCGCAGAGTTTTTTCCCTGCCCTGAACGGCGGGGATGCAGCGATCCTTTACTGCTTTGTGTTCCTCTATCTCGTCTTCGCTGGTCCAGGTCCTTGGAGTGTCGACGCCACGCGCCGTCAGCGTTCGGCGTAAGCAGAGCGGCTACCTGACACAGAATGTGGCCGGGCGCTGCACAGGCGTCGACCGGCGACGCTCTCGGTAAATCCTCAGCACGAAACCACCATAAATTAACCCAACTGACAGGAGAAAGACCATGACCGTCAAACTCGCAATCATCTATTATTCCAGCTACGGCACCAACTACGAGATGGCCACCATCGCGGCCGAGACGGCAAAGGCCGCAGGTGCAGAAGTGAGGCTGTTGAAAGCGCCTGAGACTGCCCCTGCCGATGTCGTCGCCAGCGTCGATGCCTGGAAAGCGCATGCCGAAAGCACGGCCGGAATCCCCGAGGCAACCGCCGAAGACATGGAGTGGGCAAACGCCTATTTGATCTCGGCCGGAACCCGCTTTGGCGTGATGGCCAGCCAGATGCGTGCCTTCATCGATACGCTCGGCGGTGTCTGGTCCAAGGGCGGGCTGGCGAACAAGCCGGTATCGGCGATGACCTCCGCCCAGAATACGCATGGCGGGCAGGAGTCCACTTTG includes:
- a CDS encoding NAD(P)-dependent oxidoreductase produces the protein MPTLSEKTVFITGASRGIGRAIALRCARDGANVVIAAKSDQPHPKLPGTIHTVADEVEAAGGKAFPIKLDVRDDENVQAAMAHAADACGGIDILVNNASAIFLGPVQQTDMKRFDLIHSINTRGTLLCSKTAAPYLKEGENPHILTLAPPINLGQNWLGGYIPYTVTKYGMTLLALGLAEELRGDGIASNTLWPKTTIATAAIEFALDKSLLARSRTPAIMADAAHAILTTNSRELSGECLVDEPFLRDHGMTEFDHYKNDPACKDLMIDLYIDT
- a CDS encoding DoxX family protein yields the protein MNTRELETVWAPRMLSVLRIVTALIFLAHGSQKLLGFPASDGMPDPFTMGWIAGVLELFGGALLVAGLFTRPVAFVLSGQMAVAYFIAHLPQSFFPALNGGDAAILYCFVFLYLVFAGPGPWSVDATRRQRSA
- a CDS encoding DUF5996 family protein, with product MATDDPEAMLMSFLQSTYAAAAKIGNWDRAALECELGKPGAPPALYAGVGRNAFSCTQSAHVSLTWVSKNSENVATRSGS
- a CDS encoding LysR family transcriptional regulator codes for the protein MGELESIRVFLAVTELESFAGAARQLGMTPASVTRTIAALEDNLGLQLLVRTTRRVSLTSAGALYAARVTPLAQGLAEAVEETREAQGMTAGRIRISAPMSLGLKVLPTVLSQFATLHPQTHVAVNLSDSFVDIVEEDYDLAIRVSGPPTDKSTIWRKICKVPRVLVAPPDYIAAKGRPQTPEDLAGFACLSYQSDAQEEVWELSKGANHLSHKAKGIISANNGDFLAQLVLNGEGIALLPRFIVAGDLDAGRLIEILPDWAISEVWLTLYYPPYNQLPLRVATFSEFFETHVKETCAL
- a CDS encoding ring-cleaving dioxygenase, which gives rise to MLTQIKGLHHVTSMAADAQKNNDFFTKLLGMRRVKKTVNFDAPDVYHLYYGDETGTPGSVMTYFPFPHIVKGRRGTGEVSETAFAVPEGSLNYWRDRLALAGVRIIEELVQFDEKRLRFAGPDGDGFALVEVPGDPRAPYNGSPVPASKGIHGFRGVTMRLRDGAATAKLLTFMGYHEVDREGPLIRMAIEGGNGADVIDLEVRPDETQAREGAGSVHHVAFAVENRAMQAEVRKALIDAGAHVTPVIDRDYFWAIYFRTPGGILFEIATSEPGFDRDEDAAHLGEALKLPEQHAHLRARLEKTLPVIAG
- the wrbA gene encoding NAD(P)H:quinone oxidoreductase, giving the protein MTVKLAIIYYSSYGTNYEMATIAAETAKAAGAEVRLLKAPETAPADVVASVDAWKAHAESTAGIPEATAEDMEWANAYLISAGTRFGVMASQMRAFIDTLGGVWSKGGLANKPVSAMTSAQNTHGGQESTLLSLYTTVMHWGGFVVAPGYTDEVIFKTGGNPYGYSHTQGAKFTDEVKLAIGHQARRLVEIAGKLSGSDA
- a CDS encoding arsenate reductase family protein, which translates into the protein MKIYGLNTCAICQKARKALEAEGRDVSFRDVRAEPLSEVELAELIAEFGDRLVDRKTNDYRGLSDWLKNSEAEAQISAQPKVMARPIIHDKTMFYIGWDEAVQKALLSS